The DNA region AGTTAGGAGAGTAGTTAGTTAAGAATAGAGACCTAGAGTTAGTAGTAATTCTGATGATCGCCTTCATGGAAGGTGGGATGGAAATTCCTATTGGTAGAGTCACAAGGGATTTTCTGATGAACTATAGGTTGACCCCTACCCAATGTACCCTAAACGTCTTTATAGTCCTCGGGAGTGTAGATATGACAAAACGAAAAATGGGGACCAACCTCACATGGCATGACGTAAACTGGGTATACAACTGTCAGAGAggggaaaaagggaaagagaccAACTATTACATCGAATGTAGGGTTCATTCCATTAGGTTAATTTCATGCATACCAGAATCAAATAAAGGTATGGACGAGAATTTCCTCATTATCTCGAGAGACTGGCATGATGGATTGCGCTGTCCCACCAAGGAAGGGGAACCAGGTAGGGTTCCTATAGACACTATATGcacataagttttttttttatatataaaaaagatttttataataATCTTCCCATAACTAATGTCACATTTTTTCTGGCAGACGAACATCACATAACCCCTAGCAAGCACCTCGTGAACTTTCCCTACCTAAACTGCATCCTCAGATTCGAGATCTTCCTCCACAAAGACGGTTAACTCTGAGCAGTGCATGTGATCTTTAGATTCAACCTTATCACCAAGCGCTTCCAAAGTTCTAAGAACGTAATCAAAGCTAAGGCCCCCAGACTAGCTTTTATTGACGTTGCGGTTCCTAGCTTCTTAACAATAGTTACTCCCCCAGTTGGAACTTAGGACGCTTAACTTCTAGCCCCACTTGTAACCAGAATACTTTACTCTCAAGAGCAACCCATACCTTTGGATGAAGAAGCTAAAGAACCTGCTCCTGAACCTGTCCAAGAAGTAACAGACAAGGACTTCGAGGTCTTTTACAGACAAGACGCTCCTAGCACCTCACACCACCCTCTACGTTCTGCCCGAGCTAGCTCCAGTAAAGAAGAAGCTAATATTCCAGAAGGGATGGTGTTTGAGGAGAAAACTCTTGACCTCATGGCCTTATTCAAGGCCCACCAACTCCTGTTCCTGGGCTCGCATCCTCTAGTGATGCCGTcgaggaaaagagaaagaggggcCAAGGAGGTAAGGGCCCTGATGGTACTGAGGAGGGAGAGATCACCCGTTCCTCTCAGTAGCCTCCACCCAAAGAGGCTTGAACAACTAGGGCCTAACAGAAGAAGGATACCTCTTCTAGGTGCTCGAAAGAAACTGAAGGGGAGCAGCCACCCAAACCCTCTGCCTAGAGACCCTCCTTTATGATGAGCTTAGGGGGCCCGATCATGGATGACACCAACCTATGAGACCACTAAAAGGGTAGGTCAGGCCTCGTGGTAGAGTGTTTAGAGAAGACCCTATGCCTGGCCGAGGACATGATGGAGCTCAGGTCCTTTAGGAAGTGTGAGGTCTTCCTGTCTTTGAAGAGAGACCTTGCTTAGGTATGCCATCACTTCCCTTTTTTTTGCGAATTAAAATAGTACATACGTGAGCACTAACTTGCATCAACCTTACAGTCCGTACAAGTAGCCTTTGTGGCCAAAGAATGGGTGGACCAAGCTTTGGACCAGGCTCGTAAGGCTAAAGGCAGGCTAAGCGCAGTGGAAAAGGTCTATGCCGAGACTGACCAAAAGCTCAAAGAGACTCGCCCAACTGACTGAGGCAGAGAAGTCTTGGAAAATCGCTGAAGCTACCATATTTAGCTTCGAAAAACAAGTTGCAGAGTCCCTAGAGGCTCAAAAGAAGGTCGAAAACAAGTTGGCCTTGACCATGGTGGAGCTTAAGCAAACGTAGAAACAACTAGTGGCCAAGGATGCTGAGATGACTAAGGCCGAGCAGGTGGCCTATGATGCAGGTATGACCAAGACTACACAGAGTCTAACTGCCCAGCTTAGGGACGTCGCTCAGGCCTTCTACCTTGAGGTGTGGGGCCAGACCCTCAATGCAGTTAAGGTTGTTACTGAATTAGAGCTTAAGGCTCCTGATAAAGTATACTACCCCCCAGCCTTGTGCCTGGCCCCTAGCTCCCCTCAGTCGCCAGTGGACCCTGGCTCTGCCCCCACCTCTTCTTGGGCCTAGCCTGCCACTACTCCACCTAACCCATCAGCTATTAAGAAAGGGCAAGGACAGCCAGCCCTAGTGAATATGGTGGATGTGGAATCAGAGGAGGTGACTGACGTGGCCTAACTGAAgaggaaggagaaggagaaggagcaagaaaagaagggaggaaaAGAGAAGGAAGTATCAACGTAATTTAGCTATAGGCTTAGAGGCAAACAACCAACTATGTAAAAGGGCTTAATTTCAGTTGATGCCCCCtcccccctcctttttttttttttttttttctatgtacTTAAACTCTccaaatttaatgaaaatgatTAGTTTTTACTCTATAATCTCTCACTTATCTATGTTGTACTTGTTTGATTATATTTCCAGTTACTTTCCTTTCCTTAtaacatttacaatattttaaccTTTGATTAACTAAGTTAAAGAAAGTTACTAGACTGACCCTTAAGGcaatattttagcatttaatagAAATTACAAACAACCCTTACCTTAAGTTGGACTTGGAATCCCAAAAAGGTCCATCTACACTGAGCCTGTAACCCAAGGAAGCAAGCGAGCTCCATACTTTCACCCTATACTTGGACAACTCCACACATAGGTTAATTTACTCGAGGTTTGTGACCCGAGATGTTGCATAAGACCGAGGTTCTTGTGTAAACCTTAGAAACTTTTCATACAAAGGTTAATTTGCCCAAAAGTAACTCATGgatatacttgcaaatgctttgAGTGATGCTCATGGGCATTTATGCAATTAGGTCATTATGACAAGGGTCTTAGTCATCTTCAGCAAATAGACCAAGCACTAATTTACCCCATGTACGTGGTTCGAAGAATtaggcataaccaaggttctgtttattgctgagagaaaaagaaaagtataaatTTACCCAAGGTACGTGGTTTGAGGTCTTAGACATAACtaatgttttgtttaacacttagaaagaTATGaaagcattaatttacccaaggtacgtggttcgaggagccaggcgtaaccaaggttctgtttaacacttagaaagaTATGAGAgcgttaatttacccaaggtatgtggttcgaggagttAGGCGtaaccaatgttctgtttaacatttagaaAGATATGAGAGCgttaatttactcaaggtacatggtccgaggagctaggtgtaaccaaggttttgtttaatacttaggaAGATATGAGAGAATTAATTGATTAGCCATTAAGCCACAGATACAATAATGCATACATAAATCAGTATTAACTGAAGAGAACATCatatcattaataataataacaacgtaagttatttacattccaaagACGTGGAACCACATTCTTGTCCAAATCTTCCAAATAATAAGCCTCAATCCATGCTACTGACGTTATTCTGTACGGGCCTTCTCAATTAGGGCCCAACTTCCCCCAGGATGGGTTCTTTGCAGACCCCACCACATTTCTTAAAACTAAATCTCCTGGAACTAGTGGCCTCAACTTCACTTCTTTATCATATTCTTGCTTAAGCCTCTACTGATAATGTGCCATCTTTATTGCAGCCACCTCTCTTCTTTCATCAACCACGTCCAAGCTGTCCAAGAGTAAGTGGTTATTTTCATCAATGCTGAACTGATCAGTTCTTAGGGTCGAGAACCCTGTCTCTAAAGGAATTATTGCTTCTGTCCCATAGGTCATTGAAAAAGGAGTTTCTTCAGTTGATCTTCGGGGTGTGGTACGATAAGTCCATAGCACGTGGAGTAATTCATCCACCCACTTTCCCTTTACATCatctaattttttcttcaatccaGATAGTATGACCTTATTAGTAGCCTCAGCCTGACCATTCCCCTAAGGATAAGCAGGAGTAAAATACTTCTTTCTGACCCTTAACTCCCCACAATATCTTCAGAAAGCTTTGCTGTCAAACTAAAGACCATTATTCGAAATCAAGGTGTGTGGGACTCCAAATCTGGTAATAATATTCCTCCATATAAACCTCTTCGCATCCACATCCCTGATGTAAGCTAAtggctcagcctctacccacttggtgaaatagtctgtctCGATGAAGAGCCACCTTCGGTTTCCTACAGCTCGGGAAAATGGTCCTACTATGTTCAAGCCCCACTGAGCAAATGGCCAAGGGCTAGAAAGTGGATTCAGGATtcccccaggctgatgaatatttGGGGTATATCTCTGACACTGGTTACACTTCCTTACATAATCCTGAGAGGCTTTCTGCATGcttggccaccaatatccttgggTGAGGGCCCTATGAGCCAACGACCTCCCTTCTGTATGACTTCCATATATCCCCTAATGCAATTCTTCCAACAAGGGCTCCACTGCTTCAGGATGCATACACAGTAAGTATGGTCCTGTATAAGAACGTTTGTACAACTTCTGTTCTTTGGATAACCAATACTGGGGAGCTTTCCTCCGTACCTTCTCCACCTCATCCCTGTCCTCAAGTAACATaccttgtttaaaaaaaaaccactaagGGGTCCATCTAGCTCGGCCCAACCTAGATGCTATATATCTCGACCAAGGGCTTGTTTACAAGGCTAGAACTAGCCATATCTTCAACCATAATGACCCTAGGCAAATTTGATCCCAGAGAAGTTTCCAGCATAGCCAAAGAATTTGCATGAGAGTTCTGTCCTCTCGAGATTTGCTTTAGCATGAAGCTCTTGTTATGGACCTGAGTTAATCTAATTTTAGAGAGATACCCTTACATTCGTTCATCCCCGAGCTTCAAAATCCCTATTGACCTGGCCCACCACCAGATGAGAATTTGAATATAGCTCTACGACCTCGCCTCTCAACTGCATAACCATTGCCATCCCAGTCAACAAAGCCTtatactcagcctcgttattagtagccAGGAAACCCAACTATAGTGATTTCTCCATTACCAGCTTCTCAGGGGTTATTAGCACAAGGGGGAATACTAGAGGCCGAGGTGGTCATAGCAACAATTGCGCCTTCCCTCTCACCTTCTACCCCGTCAGTGAACTCCACCACAAAATCTGCCAGTACTTGACCCTTCACAGCAGTACGAGGAATATACCTGACATCATAAGCACCTAGCatggttccccatttggcaattctgcTAGTGTAGTCTGATTTTTGAAAGAGGGCTTGCAAGGGAAGTTAGGTAAGCACCACCACAGTATGTGCTTGGAAATAATGAGAAAGCTTCCTAATTGCGTGCACAATGGCCAATACTGCCTTCTCCAGGGGTAAATAACGTGTCTCTGCTTCCTACAAGGACTTGCTAACATAGTATACAGGTCTTTGTACCCCACCATCATTCTTGACCGGAACTAGATTAATGGCATAATCCTTGACTGCCAAGTATGCATACAACACCTCCTCTTTCTCGGGACTAGAAAGGATTGGGGGGCGTGAGAAATATTGCTTGAGTTCCTCAAAAGCCAATACACACTCCTCGGTGATTGAAAGTCTTTCCACTTGTGGAGAAGCTGGAAAAAAAGGACAACACCTATCTACTAATTAAGAAATAAACATATTGAGAGCTGCTGCCATTCTTGTTAACTTTTGCACCTCCTTAGGATCTGAGGAGGATGCAAGCTATTAATGACCTTAATTTGATCGGGATTGACCTTAATTCCTCGGTGTGTAATCATGTAACCTAGAAACTTTCCCAAACTGatcccaaaagaacacttagacGCATTTAAGCGTAACCCATGTTCCCTCCGCACCGAGAACACCTCCCCTAAATCTACTAAATGCTTTGAAACCTGCTCGCTCTTTATCACAATGTACGCCTCCATGTTCCTTCCTATCTGTGACTCAAACATCCGGGTCACCATTCTCTGATATGTGGACCCAGCATTCTTAATACCAAAGGATATCACTCGATAGTAGTAATTTCCAATAGGGGCGCGAAAAGCAATTTTTTCCTAATCGGATAGTGCCAAAGGTATTTGATGGTACCCTTGGAACgcatccaagaaactcatccgaggatgtccaatcGTGACATCAATCAGTTGATTAATCCGAGGAACGGGGAAAGGGTCCTTCGGACAAACTttattcagatccgtgaagtccacgcacacacgccactttccgttcttcttttttactaccaTGGTATTAGCCAACCACTCGggataaaaaa from Castanea sativa cultivar Marrone di Chiusa Pesio chromosome 6, ASM4071231v1 includes:
- the LOC142640183 gene encoding uncharacterized protein LOC142640183, which translates into the protein MGTLQPHVDALVVTIRIGGHDVKRVLVKQGSEAKIIYPDLYIPRTAVKGQVLADFVVEFTDGVEVERRGRRAIFKFSSGGGPEGRSLAHRALTQGYWWPSMQKASQDYVRKCNQCQRYTPNIHQPGGILNPLSSPWPFAQWGLNIVGPFSRAVGNRRWLFIETDYFTKWVEAEPLAYIRDVDAKRFIWRNIITRFGGNGQAEATNKVILSGLKKKLDDVKGKWVDELLHVLWTYRTTPRRSTEETPFSMTYGTEAIIPLETGFSTLRTDQFSIDENNHLLLDSLDVVDERREVAAIKMAHYQ